The following DNA comes from Schistocerca piceifrons isolate TAMUIC-IGC-003096 chromosome 3, iqSchPice1.1, whole genome shotgun sequence.
TCACTTGGATTCACTGTGTGCCTCAGCGTTCAACTCTAGTGTAATTTTTGAGTACAGTAGTGATTGTTAGAAATTTGATGGCAATCACGTTAAGTCTTATTTCGTTGGGATGCATGCAGATCTGCACAATGGTCAGCTGATATTACTCATACCCTTGTCGTGGATCAAATGATGCACACAGGAATTTCACATTACTACTAACTTCGTGTCACTAGCATTGGCTTTCCTTCTCTCCACAAAAGGCTACAGGTAGTTCTCTCCAGACACAACCCTTACCCGCCTTTGACATGAACCAGAAAATTGTGTGGAACGTTTGGAAAACATTCAAATTAAAGCAGAATCGTAGAACTTAACATATCCTACGGATGAGCTAACACTTCAAAACAGCACTCAAAGTATactaactttaaaaaatttaattaagtaATAAATGGCGACGAAAATAAAGCTGATCCAGAAAAGTATTTCTTGTTAAGGTGCATGAAATGTTTCCGGCCTTCTCTCCACAAAAGGCTACAGGTAGTTCTCTCCAGACACAACCCGTACCCGCCTTTGACATGAACCAGAAAATTGTGTGGAACGTTTGGAAAACATTCAAATTCAAGCAGAATCGTAGAACTTAACATATCCTACGGATGAGCTAACACTTCAAAACAGCACTCAAAGTATactaactttaaaaaatttaattgaGTAATAAATGGCGACGAAAATAAAGCTGACCCAGGAAAGTATTTCTTGTTAAGGTGCATGAAATGTTTCCGGACCAGTTTTAATTCGGTGCCCGTGTACAACTTATGTCTGATAAATACCAGCTGGTAATAACTTAGAGGAAATGTGTTACAAGCAAAGAGCTCTCAGTCTCGACACTCGTTGACAGGAACAGCTGGCTCCTCTCAGAACTAATCATCACATGTTACACAAGACTTTAACTTCTTTCATCATACCAACATACCAGACAATACCTTTAAGTGAAAAGCAATGTGATGAGGAGAATAGTATCCATTCTTTCTTAGTCCTGTTGCTCTCATTATCCTCAAGCAGTCCAATCGACCATGATATCCAGGAGGGATCGAGTGGGGTCAACACTTTTAACCTGGAGCACACTCCTGATGTATCCAGCGAGGCGCGGTACTCGATCGCTGAACACGGTCCCCTCTGCCGCTCATGAGAACACGGTCGTTCCTCCTCCAGGCGTCGCTGCACTGCCAAAGTGACCGCCTGGTCCGTCTCCCTGCGGAACAACCAGCAACGATGATGTTGCCATAGTAACGGCCCACTTTCCACTTCAACGAATAAACATTTCACCCACTCTGAATGTAAATGTCAACATTGCGCAGAAGTCCAGGAAATGTATCACGGTGTAATACAAGTACTAGAAAAAATTAAGTCAGCAAGATCTGGAGCGGCGCAATAAAATAAGACTTAAGGTGACTGCCATCAAATTTCAAGCACCTACTACTGTTCATAAAAATAGTGATAGGTCTTAATTACAGACTGAGCATCTTACTGGATCCAAACACAATTTATAAATCGTAATTCACGGCAGCATAGACAACGTATTTTGCTTAGTGAACCATGACTAAGCAAATTTTCAGGGTGCTTATCAGGTATTTGCAGCTGTGGTGAACTTCCACTCTGGGAGGACCTCTTCTCAAACTTCTGTAGGTGATAGCAGGAGCATAGATTCACAGATCTCATTCTTTCATTCAAACAGCTATTGACAAGACACAACATTGAATATAATCCATAGTCATCTTCGGTAACACAAATGCGCTAAATTGAAGTTAaaatgttatctttcctgcatccaCAAACGAGCCACACGTGAATTACTTTCAAAATTACATTTAATCCGTACTAACGACACGCTACAGTATACGAACTGCGCATAAACTTtgacaaaaaaaagaaactgtacAGTTTATCGTGTTGCCTCTTTGTGGAGAAAACTTTCTACAGCTAAACTTGGCATCAGAGCCCTTACAAACCACCAACATATAAGTCTCATATATTTACCTATTACATTCCAGTTCATCTAGTTTCAGGAGATAATATGCTGCCAAGTATTATCATTAGTGTTTATAAATGAAGTAACTATAACTATCCTACAGGATAGTAAGCTTAAGACCTAAGTGTGGGCCTTGATGTTAGACAGCTCCAGAAGCTCGAAAACTGGACGAGATATAGATAACAGATTTAAagtaattcacaaattttaatGAAGAGACAACACGTGATGTCTGTATTGAAAAATCAGTTTGAGGCGGAAGAAATCGGCGGCAACGAGACAACGCCCAACGCAGTACCTCTAGCAAGGCCACTGCACGAGGCCGTCTGCTGGACAAGCCGTGTATATAAACCCATCTGGACCACAACAGAGGCACatttcagcagcagcagtagcagcagcagcaaccctcCCAGCCATGAACACCCTGGTACTGAGAACCCCTGCCGTCTAAACACTTACTGCTTCAATTGACAGTAGATGTTCTATGGTATGAGACTGACATGAAAACATATCATCATTTTACATCATTTTCTGAATTTCAGATCGTCCTGAGCGCCATCCTGGCCGTCGCCGTGGCTAAGCCCGGCTACCtgggcgccgcccccgccgcagtCGTCGCCCCCGCCGCGTACGCCGCCCCCGCTGTGGTGGCCGCCCCCGTGCACGCCGGCTACGCCGCCTACGGCCCCGCCCCCGTCGCCGTGCGCTCCGACGGCTACCTGCTGGACACCCCTGCCGTCGCCGCCACCAGGGCCGCCCACCTGACCGCCGTCGCCCAGACTCAGGCCCGCGACGCCGTCATCAACGGCGCCGCCCTCGCCTATGCCGCCCGCGCTTACGCCGCCCCCGCTGTGGCGTATGCCGCCCCCGCGCCTCTAGCCTACGCTGCCCCCGGTGCTCTTGCCGCCGCCGCCCACCTCCACGCTAAGGCTGCTCTCCTGGGCTGAATGTCTACTCCTACTTTAAaatggttataaataaaaaaaaataatacaaatttggtttgttttttgtttctcctATTTCACCATATTCCGTAAATTCTTCTAACACTGCTTAAAACAATGAACACATCAGTCACTGATTTCTcaaacacatttatttacaatataaaGGAAGCTTTGAGAAATATCGTTCCATATTTCAGCTGACGATCAGCACCATGCATTTCTAGGATATCCATGACGGCAGGTATCTCAGCGATGCTTTACCGGTGCTCGTTATGTGCATTTAGGAGCTAAGTGCAGGAAATGACGTGTCAGTTGCCTACGGCGGTTGAGTGCAAGGCTGTCCACGTTCATAACGGAGATTTTCTCCAATATTGTTATtgcataaatttaatttttctataaCTGTATCCTACACCAGTCCAGAAAATGAGTAGCGCGAAGAACGCCGTAAAATAAGTGATATAGGGCCTACAAAAAAATGCCTGTTTATACGAAAACAGAGAATTTATCACAGTGCCTGTTAGAAGCCGACAGGCACAACGCGCGTTAGTACCAAAAATTCACTCATGGGTCTCAAGGCATAAATTTGTTAACTACACCAAGATAAACGAATagacagatgtgcagaactttGATAGTTGCTGAGTTTTATAATGTACGTTAAAGCTCTTTCTCCTAATAGCTGCAAGGGTCTGTGTAtttctgatggaaaaaaaatttctaCTGTTATTGTTTTTCCTTCATACAaataaatttattcaaaatggctctgagcactctgggagttaacatctattgtcatcagtcccctagaacttagaactatttaaacctaactaacctaaggacagcacacaacacccagtcatcacgaggcagagaaaatccctgaccccgccgggaatcgaacccgggaacccgggcgtgggaagcgagaactctaccgcacgaccacgagctgcggactaaatttATTCAATTCAGGTGCCACAGCAAATAATTTATCGTAGACAATTCCGTTTTCCACCTTGTCTGTCAAATAACCAAGGTTATTTACATCACCGTCAACTGATTTCGGCCATCAGCTATTTACAAGTGAATACTCGTATATTGTAGAAGATCAGCGAGGACAACATTCTATGCTTGTCGACACTGTAAAATAACTATTGCCGTAGTGACATACGAACAAAAAACGAAAACTCACTACACTATTCCCCGACACTAGCAACCGCCGAAATCAGCTGATGGTCATGTAAATAACAGTGATTATAACACAACCAATGTGGAAAATAGAATTGCTCTTCTTTCATAACACTTCAGTCCATTCCACACGCAAACTTGCCGCCATTGCACATTCACCACCATTCGACCGTCCCAAAACATGTCTCAAAATCAGATAGTCAGTGAAGTTAAGAAGAACGACCCTGGAATTTTGAATGAAATGTGAACGATTTGAATAGAAATATGtgttattttttgtaataatcACAGGTTTATGGCCTTAAGTGTGATTCATTGACCTAAGaattaaaatattaagaaaaacatAAGATTCATTTTGTATGCAACGGAAAGAATACATATTGCCACGATCACAATAAAGATTTGTTCTGACATGTGAACTTTACCGGTCCTTGCCTCGAAAAAGCTTTTATTCTTTTTGTCAGTCGACAGGAAACTGGCAAACATTAGTAGTGCAGAGAAAGTATACCTACATCTAGTACATGGACAAGGACAATGGAAAGCATTTTTTCTGTTGTCTTCACATTCTCCAGACAGAGACTTCACTAAGAAAGAAGACTGTATGTGATATCACGTATCTGAATCACCCTGCCAGTGTTCCACAGTTGGCAACAGAAGTGCAAATGTCTGTCTGAAGGCGGTAGCGGTCGTGAGGGATCCATGGATCTAATGGATCAGGTCTGCTGAGCCACGCTTCTAGCGGCTCTGGGCTACGATATCCCTCTAACACCACGGTACAGGAAGGCCATCTAGTAGAGGCTCCAACACCATAGTTCATGCTTTGTACACCGAGAGTCTTCCTAGTTGACACTGATGAGCTCGGCTCTGTCTGTTGCTACAGTCTTCGTTGTTTGCAGGAATACAGGTTAAGTCAATCTTCTGTCTGCTGTGTTACTTACTCACTAACTTTCCTACAACGACAAATGTCACACCACCTCATAACCCACCTCTATTTACCGTTGGGTATGAAGTCGTTCACAACACTGGGCAGGATTACTCCTATATTCTATCAAAATGCCCACATTGTAAAACTGTTAGCATCCTTACAGTGACCTTTTTAAAAGATCAGCTTACGAGTAAGAAAAGTGGATGGGCTGTCCACGAACACATCATGGCAAATCAGTATCTGCAATCAACTAAACACAATGCGAAACTTAATGCCTGACTGGAAGCTAAAAGACTCGATTAACTTTAGGGCTCTGTGACCAACTAATTGACACCGGGCTTAGTTTTAGAAGCACTCCGATTTGAGCCGACACTGCTGCTACCATAGCTTTGAGGAAGTTTAACACTGTTCAAGAGTCTCGCCAAACTCTTCAAACCTGGCAGAAAAGTGTACTGTCATTATCATTATCTGAGAACATTAAACATGCTACCTACAGTCCCGATTTCCATTTTTTCGTACACTGAAGAAAGTCATTTGTgatcgtcgatttgctttggaggAAAGGGGGCACGCCTGTATACAACCATAGTTGCGTAGGAAagcataaacattttgccatgaaggcattgaccgcctCTTCTTGCAGTGGAATAATTTTTTAACAGTTGCAGCGTTTACCTTTGAAGTAAATACAGTTTACATACTTTCTCCTTCTGGTTCCTGTTCATTTTACTGCCCTTGCAGATGTAGAATGTACCTGAAATGCGGATTTTTACGATGTAAAGTAAGATGAATTATTTTTTGGAGACCGCTGAATGTTATTACAAGTCTGGCACACAACTATCCATCTTATTTTACAGGTGTGACTGAATTCTTTTGCTAAAACTGTTGACTTTTTACAACTTGTCACTAATCAAGCTCTATTTTCTATACCTTCAGTCTACAACTAAATATttattaaagttttatttttatttatggagcTGAAGGTTTCTCCATTGAGCTCTAGGCAAGTACCATTTCCAAAGAATCCAGACTATGCGCCTGATTTCAAAGAGAGGTTGTGATATTGCGGTCTCTGATCTCCTTTCCGCGCCGTAATTCTGGACCCGAAGAATTGGACGGGCGAGGACATGTGGCCGTTTCACCCTCCAGTTCCAGCATTTCCGTACGCAGCTATCGCCCTATGTGACGTCACTCTCTCAGCAGCGAGTCATGCCATTACTATAGAGAAACGCACATCTGTTCCAGGAGTTGGGCAACTCATGACTAAGAGGGTGGCCTATATCCGCGACAGCTCGAGTTTGAACTGAGAGATGACGTTGCTTGACAAACGAGTCAATTTTACAATCATTTCCGTTTCTGTCAGAAAGAAGCGGAATAATATATTCTAGTATAGACTGTGGTTAAAATTCGACGAATTGTGATCATAACGTAAATGGAGCCGAACGTTTTTAGGAAATTAAGCGTAATTTATTCGTCTGCAGATTCTTGGTTCTAAACTGAACACTGTGGTCTAAATGCAAGACGACAGCATGCATACTGCGACATAGTAACGTCATTTCTAGGGTGCCTTGCAGTGGACGTAATTGGTGCATTACGGAACAAATTAATGTGCCACCCAGAATCTCCATTATGAAGTAATAAAGGATATGCTAATGCATCCAGTGACGAATCTAAAACCGAGATTTTTTCTACTCTACTAGAGTTTCTTTCGAAGGGTGGCTCACCGTCAATTGTGGTAAAAAAAAGGGGCCAGATCAGTTAGAATTGCGTCATTGTAGCACCAGAGGTATAAATACGGTAGAAACTCCCTATTTTGGTTTTTGACTCTTTCATAGCAGTGAAAGAGCGCACAAAACGATCATCGTATAATAATTCAATAGGATATCCATGCAttacatttttgttattattattatagcgcTGATTTGATTCTTCATTCAATCTATAGCGAAAAgcaattgatatttatcaacgcctgtaagcagctaaaggtctagattCCATTACAATTTCATATGATAAAAATGTCGTGTATGGTACACTTCACATAAAACCATGCCTGAAACTTTGGCATCGGAACTGACCATAGCAAATGTTGATTATAGCTACAAacactactgaaataaaagtttgattttttttgGAATTTTAGGTATTTTGAAGTGCGTCTTTGATAAACTGCGTtgataaataatttttatgttaacaCCTACAAACTGTCTTTTGCTTTATGACTATAAAATGGGACTGCTGTTGTATCATGTACAGTGACAAAATCTGTAATGTAAAACAAACTGCAATTGTAACTGTCACAGTTTTGTTCTAAGTTcaaggagattgatgacctcagaagttaagtcccatagtgctcagagccatctcaaaaATATAGAGTGGGACTAATACTCATACAGTATTTAGGTTTCACATTCAGTACGCTCTGCTGAAGGCAAGTACAAAACTATTGGCACTATTCCTGAGCAGTAACAAAGAGAATGGCCACAGCCTGTCGCAACCGAAAGTGTTCAAGGCTtttcacacatcaaaaaagatgGATACTGTTGCCTGTCATACACTAAGAGCAAATTCATTGCGTTCGTCCCTTCTGTTAATGCATTGCTGGAGCAATGACTGAAAAGTGCCAGTGAACATATTCTTACTTTGGCATCCTTCTTTTTTAGAATTTTTAAGTAGTACTTTCTGCACTAGTTATTATGCTATCAACGATATCTCGGTTCATACGAATAATTAAAAATCCCTAGCTTTTTTGTGATACCATATTGAGGTTCATCACAGTAGGATTTATTCAGGCCAAAAACCTGAAATCTAACAAGAACGCTTTGTAGCGCTATCATAGAGTCTCCTAATATTGCTGATTTTGCAGCGAAGAAAATTACACTCTAACACAAGGAAAAAAAGAAGACGTACCACGAAGAATTACGCAGACGTCAGGATTTGAGAGAGGACACGTAGTTGGGGATCAAAGAAGTGGGTTGAAGTAGTCGGTGAATCGCTCGGTATTTGATTATGAGCGAcggcactattcgacgatgttggcaggactcTGTGAACCATGGCCgagcacagcgtcaagaaggaaacgGTCAGCCTCGAGAGACGACAGAATGGAAGGTCCTAGCAATAGtcggagaggcactcagagccccggattcattgtcatcatcatcaatcaAACAGAAAGGGGTCTGAGCTCATGCCATCCTTTCAAATTACGAAAAAGTCTAGCAAAGAAATATGCGTACCGTTCAAAATTATAAatacagctgcttcgcgtgtctgcaacgcgattttgtaaacacaACGCCGCTTCATAGCTGTATAGATGGCTATTGTTTTAGCTTACAGCTGTTTGCGCTCGCAGctaaaagctgtcaaaagcgctaccAGGTGCCAGGGATTTCTCTAAGATGAGTcggctgtaggagtgtcttagtagtaaagaataactgCATTAAAACTTCCTGCATGATTCGGCATTTCTTCACGCATCTCagcatttatgacgtcatatctcttgaactatgtgtcatacaacaaCATATTTGGTAGGCATATTCAGGAGCATACGTGGGTACTGTCCGCGAAATTTATTGAAAATAGAATTGtgtcacagaagtaataaatttagtcATGTGTGATGAGGGTAGTTTTCACGCTTTCATTGTTTACTATGTGTCTACTGACCTGTTATAAATGGGTGGTTCTTCCCCCGACAGCGATTGTCATCCTACACAAAGGGAGATGTGTACTGAGTTTGACTGAAGTCGGTTTAGGAGGATATGTTGAACGTATATACGTATTGGTGGATCTGACTGAATGTCTTCGTAGAGGCGTGCGACGGTTTTTATTACCGAGACGAAAAAGGCTTTAAAATAGCCGGTTGGTCGCAGAATAATAGTCACAGGATGTTTTTCGGCTCATTTATTATTCATTACGCTCTACCCATCTTCAGATGCCCTAATGCAAGTcggtaagaaaaatatttttacaatgttGCATATTTACAGATGTGTGTTAAAAGAGGACCAATACTGAAGCATGAATGAACAACTAGGACATTTAAAACGAAATAGACACCATTTAGTACAGCATGAATATATAACTTCGAGGACAATTACAGTTATCGTTGAAACAAATTAAGTTTACCATTTCAGTCAGCAAATGACTTTATGACCAACATGCCGAGTGATGTAG
Coding sequences within:
- the LOC124788179 gene encoding cuticle protein 16.5-like encodes the protein MNTLIVLSAILAVAVAKPGYLGAAPAAVVAPAAYAAPAVVAAPVHAGYAAYGPAPVAVRSDGYLLDTPAVAATRAAHLTAVAQTQARDAVINGAALAYAARAYAAPAVAYAAPAPLAYAAPGALAAAAHLHAKAALLG